Proteins encoded together in one Astyanax mexicanus isolate ESR-SI-001 chromosome 10, AstMex3_surface, whole genome shotgun sequence window:
- the si:ch211-153b23.7 gene encoding kinectin, with translation MDGSSLSSLSEEESSTKQPSLPEDTSEHRTSIDSGQVEDLAQGERLLSGEEQLTLITESMSITSADEEKLQLLNKNTELRRLNKELMKLNEDWDHIYRSTSAGLQQRVAALEQENTALKQLNSRLLLKVEHEQNKSEYYEHTLMQELKKNQHLQEYVRLLESRLHRTDMLKDWTVGTQNTSAVITPSEPQPLERPPKSPVSFGSTPGIPPSTVPPPESRQRSRSSQELLQKHSIPANPVKEVQDLKEQLEALRCQTKIYEADYKTEHKDHERMVQENKRLRRREGEMRQQMALLQEQLKVYEDDFHRERSDKQILQRLLMKKAPGGKDPVLVHRCNNDQERPRGEKRRPRDPEQRAAYICPKHCEHHA, from the exons ATGGATGGGAGCTCATTATCTTCACTGTCAGAAGAGGAATCTTCAACCAAACAGCCCTCCCTCCCCGAGGACACGAGCGAACACAGGACTTCTATTGACTCGGG GCAGGTGGAGGATTTGGCTCAGGGCGAGAGGCTCCTGTCTGGAGAGGAGCAGCTGACTCTCATCACTGAGAGCATGTCCATCACCTCTGCAGATGAGGAAAAGCTTCAGCTCCTCAACAAAAACACAGAGCTCCGGAGACTCAACAAAGAG ctgATGAAACTAAATGAGGACTGGGACCACATCTACCGCAGCACCAGCGCAGGCCTGCAGCAGCGAGTAGCGGCTCTGGAGCAGGAGAACACAGCCCTCAAGCAGCTCAACAGCAGACTCCTGCTAAAAGTGGAACACGAACAG aataaaAGTGAGTATTATGAGCACACGCTGATGCAGGAGCTGAAGAAGAATCAGCATCTTCAGGAGTACGTCCGCCTGCTGGAGAGCCGCCTGCATCGCACTGATATGCTGAAAGACTGGACTGTTGGAACTCAG AACACGTCAGCTGTCATCACGCCTTCGGAGCCTCAGCCCCTCGAGCGTCCCCCGAAGTCCCCCGTAAGCTTCGGGTCCACCCCAGGGATCCCTCCGTCCACAGTCCCGCCGCCAGAGTCCCGCCAGAGGAGCCGGTCCAGCCAAGAGCTGCTTCAAAAGCACAGCATCCCGGCCAACCCGGTTAAAGAAGTGCAGGATCTGAAGGAGCAGCTGGAGGCTCTGAGGTGTCAG ACTAAAATCTATGAGGCTGACTATAAGACAGAACATAAGGACCACGAGAGGATGGTGCAGGAGAATAAGAGGCTGCGGAGGCGTGAGGGGGAGATGCGCCAGCAGATGGCGCTGCTGCAGGAGCAG CTGAAGGTGTACGAGGATGATTTCCACAGAGAGCGCTCGGATAAGCAGATCCTGCAGAGGCTGCTGATGAAGAAAGCTCCAGGAGGGAAGGACCCGGTGCTGGTGCATCGCTGCAACAACGACCAGGAGAGAccaagaggagagaagaggagacCCAGAGACCCCGAGCAGAGAGCTGCTTACATCTGCCCCAAACACTGTGAACACCACGCATAG